One Aquarana catesbeiana isolate 2022-GZ linkage group LG04, ASM4218655v1, whole genome shotgun sequence genomic region harbors:
- the PAQR8 gene encoding membrane progestin receptor beta, translating into MTTAILECISTLSISAQQLRRLPKLLEGGLPKMPSTVKDCDVPNLFREPYIQAGYRPIDQDWKYYFLSLFQKHNESLNVWTHLLVAFAVLLRFRAFVETESFSWDVLSMPLVIYIIASLTYLICSMLAHLLQSKSELAHYTFYFMDYVGVSTYQYGSALAHYYYSSSQVWYDHAWYYFLPGAAFLGWMSCFGCCYAKYHYKRPYPVMRKIWQVFPAGLAYILDISPVVHRILVCHAEDCSDGAVWFHCLQIIFFVISAYFFSCPVPEKFFPGGCDIVGHGHQIFHVFLGLCTLCQLEAVLLDFKTRQEHFLTRYNPELTQISCVSFFALILCSAITAVFLRERIKQKMEKKDL; encoded by the coding sequence ATGACGACGGCCATTCTGGAATGTATCAGTacattgtccatcagtgcacaGCAATTACGTCGCCTCCCGAAGCTTCTAGAGGGTGGCCTTCCGAAGATGCCTTCTACAGTAAAGGACTGTGATGTTCCTAATCTTTTCAGGGAACCATATATTCAGGCTGGCTATAGACCTATTGACCAGGACTGGAAATATTATTTCCTAAGCCTTTTTCAGAAGCATAATGAGTCGCTTAATGTCTGGACACATCTTCTGGTGGCCTTTGCTGTTCTTCTGAGGTTCAGAGCATTTGTGGAGACAGAAAGCTTCTCTTGGGATGTGCTTTCCATGCCACTGGTCATATATATAATAGCGTCATTGACTTATCTCATATGCAGTATGCTTGCACACCTCCTACAGTCCAAATCTGAGTTGGCTCATTATACATTCTACTTCATGGACTATGTTGGAGTTAGCACTTATCAGTATGGCAGTGCCCTTGCCCACTACTATTACAGTTCCAGCCAAGTCTGGTATGATCATGCCTGGTACTACTTCCTGCCAGGAGCTGCTTTTCTAGGTTGGATGTCCTGTTTTGGTTGCTGCTATGCTAAATACCATTACAAAAGGCCTTATCCAGTCATGAGGAAGATCTGGCAGGTTTTTCCAGCTGGCCTCGCCTATATTTTGGACATCAGTCCAGTTGTACATCGTATCCTTGTCTGTCATGCAGAAGATTGCTCAGATGGGGCTGTTTGGTTCCACTGTCTACAAATAATTTTCTTTGTTATCAGTGCCTACTTCTTCTCTTGCCCAGTCCCAGAAAAATTCTTTCCAGGCGGTTGTGACATAGTTGGCCATGGCCATCAAATATTCCACGTGTTTCTGGGCCTGTGCACTCTCTGCCAGCTTGAAGCTGTGCTTCTGGACTTTAAAACTAGGCAAGAACATTTCTTGACACGGTACAATCCAGAATTGACCCAAATATCCTGTGTCTCGTTCTTTGCTCTCATTCTATGCAGTGCTATCACTGCAGTGTTTCTGCGGGAAAGGATCAAGCAGAAAATGGAAAAGAAAGACTTATAA